A region from the Halosolutus gelatinilyticus genome encodes:
- a CDS encoding FtsX-like permease family protein, with the protein MRPRARLVRWIGLAGVGVRRTISRATHTAQQRTRFSVLGVAVAIALLVAVTGIGVGLATGTTVYDDDVDYWIVPERNGVDSPLVATDGPQFGSVHETTDRVAAIEGVDSVTPVLMQVVRVETESSTEYVLVVGVVNDSDIDRIVGVETAPLTPGDPYYADGGYDGEWTGEAVLSDSAASVLGASTGDPLSVAGNDSFTVAEVDESTDRVGGVPTALVQLSELQTLSGADRHDQADQFVVSTNSPEVKDDLAGLYPQSSVLTRGELAASRTLDSDLPLALGLAAVVVAVAIGTLFVVTTAGLELVADRDQLATMGALGVSVRSQLALVGVQTLATTAVGGLLGGIAGLGVIRVVNELAVRTLTSEPIAESTPLFVPYGLAVGIAIGLLSLPWLLVATRRLTGGVP; encoded by the coding sequence ATGAGGCCTCGCGCGCGTCTGGTCCGGTGGATCGGACTCGCAGGCGTCGGCGTCCGGCGAACGATCTCGCGAGCGACGCACACGGCCCAACAGCGGACCCGGTTCAGCGTCCTCGGGGTCGCGGTCGCGATCGCCTTGCTGGTCGCCGTCACCGGAATCGGCGTCGGCCTCGCGACCGGGACGACCGTCTACGACGACGACGTCGACTACTGGATCGTTCCAGAGCGCAACGGGGTGGACTCGCCGCTGGTCGCGACCGACGGGCCGCAGTTCGGGTCCGTCCACGAGACGACCGACCGGGTCGCCGCCATCGAAGGGGTCGACTCGGTCACGCCGGTCCTGATGCAGGTCGTGCGGGTCGAGACGGAATCCTCGACGGAGTACGTTCTGGTCGTCGGCGTCGTCAACGACTCGGACATCGATCGGATCGTCGGCGTCGAGACGGCGCCGCTGACGCCGGGCGATCCGTACTACGCCGACGGCGGGTACGACGGGGAGTGGACCGGCGAGGCCGTCCTCTCCGACAGCGCCGCGTCCGTCCTCGGGGCGTCGACCGGCGATCCGCTCTCGGTCGCCGGAAACGACTCGTTCACCGTCGCCGAAGTCGACGAGTCGACCGATCGCGTCGGCGGCGTTCCGACCGCGCTGGTGCAGTTGAGCGAACTCCAGACGCTTTCGGGCGCCGATCGGCACGACCAGGCCGATCAGTTCGTAGTGTCCACGAACTCGCCCGAGGTGAAAGACGACCTCGCCGGACTGTATCCGCAGTCGTCCGTCCTCACCCGCGGCGAACTCGCGGCGAGCCGGACGCTCGACTCCGACCTTCCGCTGGCGCTCGGGCTCGCGGCGGTCGTCGTCGCCGTCGCGATCGGCACGCTGTTCGTCGTCACGACCGCCGGCCTCGAACTGGTCGCCGATCGCGATCAGCTGGCGACGATGGGCGCGCTCGGCGTCTCCGTCCGGAGTCAGCTCGCGCTGGTCGGCGTCCAGACGCTGGCGACGACGGCCGTCGGCGGGCTCCTGGGCGGAATCGCCGGACTCGGCGTCATTCGGGTCGTCAACGAGCTCGCCGTCCGAACGCTGACGAGCGAGCCGATCGCCGAGTCGACGCCCCTGTTCGTCCCCTACGGACTCGCCGTCGGGATCGCGATCGGACTGCTGTCGCTGCCGTGGCTGCTCGTGGCGACACGCCGACTGACCGGAGGTGTCCCCTGA
- a CDS encoding RIO1 family regulatory kinase/ATPase, protein MDIRQLARGSVEWERIERVIRTLAARHDREAVRVEFLDADNWLSTPCVIDDEWFIKIVSRQNALVHAVLTTGRNVGAFTSRTEGFFGRFDTPREMVEHEYEATQRMREIGVNAPRPIEAFEVNGLGVLVLEYLPEFESFEDVPAFVVENRSRELFEMLKTLHDHGLAHGDLRAENVLIYDDELYFIDATNVHENRVTETSAYDLACALAMLEPRIGARAAVDAAVAVYDPSALLRARRFLDFVRLRPDHEFDSTTLRSEVEKAADLGRG, encoded by the coding sequence ATGGACATCCGCCAGCTCGCTCGAGGGAGCGTCGAATGGGAGCGCATCGAGCGCGTGATTCGGACGCTGGCGGCCCGGCACGACCGCGAGGCCGTCCGCGTCGAGTTCCTCGACGCCGACAACTGGCTCTCGACGCCCTGCGTGATCGACGACGAGTGGTTCATCAAGATCGTCTCGCGACAGAACGCGCTCGTCCACGCCGTCCTCACGACCGGCCGGAACGTCGGTGCGTTCACGTCCCGCACCGAGGGCTTCTTCGGGCGGTTCGACACGCCCCGCGAGATGGTCGAACACGAGTACGAGGCGACTCAGCGGATGCGCGAGATCGGCGTCAACGCCCCGCGGCCGATCGAAGCCTTCGAGGTCAACGGGCTCGGCGTCCTCGTCCTGGAGTACCTCCCCGAGTTCGAGTCGTTCGAGGACGTCCCCGCGTTCGTCGTCGAGAACCGATCCCGGGAGCTGTTCGAGATGCTAAAGACGCTCCACGATCACGGACTGGCCCACGGCGACCTGCGGGCCGAGAACGTCCTTATCTACGACGACGAACTCTACTTCATCGACGCAACGAACGTCCACGAGAACCGCGTCACCGAGACGTCGGCGTACGACCTCGCCTGTGCGCTCGCGATGCTCGAGCCCCGTATCGGCGCCCGCGCCGCCGTCGACGCGGCCGTCGCCGTCTACGATCCGTCCGCGCTGTTGCGCGCGCGACGCTTCCTCGATTTCGTCCGCCTGCGACCGGACCACGAGTTCGACTCGACGACGCTGCGCAGCGAAGTCGAAAAGGCGGCCGACCTCGGTCGCGGCTAG
- a CDS encoding ABC transporter permease, with the protein MRRTDDAPEPERRGAESGRPSAESGRLARVRERVRAAGGLTFAQLRHHRLRLGLAIVGVALAVLATTLLAGAGVGVLETGQQQFAAADRDLWVTAGETRLTSSGGGGFENSLYDSRSVAREMEAHDGVATAVPLAFETVYVGTGDGDFATFVGTGVPGGGSSVRVTDGAGLSGDPHYANGTYEGPRTNELLLDEETANSLGVDVGDTVNVGGSLSVARNTEFTVVGISPTFERMLGAPTVTMPLSELYRVTGTTRTEPATFITITGEDGADVDAVQRDLRESYPEYEIRSNQEQLEAVVQEQVLVLAAGGALVLLAVGAGVALTVSLLSLVVFQQRREFAAARAQGLSSSLLIAIVIGQGVTIGFVGGVVGLALTPPAVSLLNGLAAAVVGFEGLVRTAEPIYVGGIAIAVVTGTIAAAIAGWRLGRRPILQDI; encoded by the coding sequence ATGCGGAGGACCGACGACGCGCCCGAACCCGAGCGACGGGGGGCCGAATCCGGCCGTCCGAGCGCCGAATCCGGGCGGCTGGCCCGAGTGCGCGAGCGCGTCCGGGCCGCCGGCGGACTGACGTTCGCACAGCTCCGCCATCATCGGCTCCGGCTGGGGCTGGCGATCGTCGGCGTGGCGCTCGCCGTCCTCGCGACGACGCTGCTCGCCGGGGCCGGCGTCGGAGTGCTCGAGACGGGACAACAGCAGTTCGCGGCGGCCGATCGGGATCTCTGGGTGACGGCGGGCGAAACCCGGTTGACGTCCTCCGGCGGCGGCGGCTTCGAGAACTCGCTGTACGATTCGCGATCCGTCGCCCGCGAGATGGAGGCTCACGACGGCGTCGCCACCGCGGTTCCGCTCGCGTTCGAGACGGTGTACGTCGGAACCGGCGACGGCGATTTCGCGACGTTCGTCGGCACCGGCGTTCCGGGCGGCGGGTCGTCCGTCCGGGTGACCGACGGAGCGGGGCTCAGCGGCGACCCTCACTACGCGAACGGGACCTACGAGGGCCCGCGGACGAACGAGCTCCTGCTCGACGAGGAGACGGCGAACTCGCTCGGTGTCGATGTCGGCGATACGGTCAACGTCGGCGGCTCGCTCTCGGTCGCTCGCAACACCGAGTTCACCGTCGTCGGGATCTCGCCCACCTTCGAGCGGATGCTCGGCGCGCCGACTGTGACGATGCCGCTGAGCGAACTTTACCGGGTGACCGGGACGACCCGGACCGAACCCGCGACGTTCATCACGATCACCGGCGAGGACGGCGCGGACGTCGACGCCGTCCAGCGGGACCTCCGGGAGTCCTACCCGGAGTACGAGATCCGATCGAACCAGGAGCAACTCGAGGCGGTCGTCCAGGAGCAGGTGCTCGTCCTCGCGGCCGGCGGTGCGCTCGTGTTGCTCGCGGTCGGCGCGGGCGTTGCGCTCACGGTGTCGCTGCTGTCGCTCGTCGTGTTCCAGCAACGGCGCGAGTTCGCCGCGGCCCGAGCGCAGGGGCTCTCGTCGTCGCTGTTGATCGCGATCGTGATCGGCCAGGGGGTGACGATCGGATTCGTCGGCGGGGTCGTCGGACTCGCGCTCACGCCGCCGGCCGTGAGCCTGCTCAACGGGCTCGCCGCGGCCGTCGTCGGCTTCGAGGGCCTCGTCCGGACGGCCGAACCCATCTACGTCGGCGGGATCGCGATCGCGGTCGTCACCGGCACGATCGCTGCGGCGATCGCCGGCTGGCGGCTCGGTCGCCGCCCGATTCTGCAGGACATCTGA
- a CDS encoding Glu/Leu/Phe/Val family dehydrogenase, which yields MSETANPFESLQSQIDEAAAYLDIGDDVIERLKHPERVLETNLTVELDDGSLERFKAFRSQFNGDRGPYKGGIRYHPQVSRDEVKALSGWMTYKTAIVDIPLGGGKGGIIIDPDDYSESELERITRAFAKELTPMIGEDRDIPAPDVNTGQREMNWIKDTYETLENTTEPGVITGKDLNSGGSEGRVEATGRSTVIAAREAFDYLDKDLQGATVAVQGYGNAGWIAAKLIDEMGATVVAASDSSGGIYNPDGFDPVAAKEHKNETGSVVGFHDAEAEITNEDVLTLDVDLLIPAALENAIDGDLAEDVQADVISEAANGPLTPEADAVLADEDVFVVPDILANAGGVTVSYFEWVQNRQRFYWSEERVNEELENIIVDGFDALVEALEANALDNPRTATYVVAIQRVADAYEEAGSFP from the coding sequence CAAATCGACGAGGCGGCGGCGTATCTCGACATCGGCGACGACGTGATCGAGCGGCTCAAACACCCGGAGCGAGTGCTCGAGACCAACCTCACGGTCGAGCTCGACGACGGTTCGCTCGAGCGGTTCAAAGCGTTCCGATCGCAGTTCAACGGCGATCGCGGGCCGTACAAGGGCGGCATCCGCTACCACCCGCAGGTCTCCCGCGACGAGGTCAAGGCGCTCTCCGGCTGGATGACCTACAAGACCGCGATCGTCGACATCCCGCTCGGCGGCGGCAAGGGCGGCATCATCATCGACCCCGACGACTACTCCGAGAGCGAACTCGAGCGCATCACGCGCGCCTTCGCGAAGGAACTCACGCCGATGATCGGCGAGGACCGCGACATCCCCGCGCCCGACGTGAATACGGGCCAGCGGGAGATGAACTGGATCAAGGACACCTACGAGACGCTCGAGAACACCACCGAACCCGGCGTCATCACCGGGAAGGACCTCAACAGCGGCGGCAGCGAGGGCCGCGTCGAGGCGACCGGTCGATCGACCGTCATCGCGGCTCGCGAGGCATTCGACTACCTCGACAAGGATCTCCAGGGCGCGACCGTCGCCGTCCAGGGCTACGGCAACGCCGGCTGGATCGCCGCGAAGCTGATCGACGAGATGGGCGCGACCGTCGTCGCCGCCAGCGACTCCAGCGGCGGGATCTACAACCCCGACGGCTTCGATCCCGTCGCCGCCAAGGAGCACAAGAACGAGACGGGCAGCGTCGTCGGCTTCCACGACGCCGAGGCGGAGATCACCAACGAGGACGTGCTCACGCTCGACGTCGATCTGCTGATCCCAGCCGCCCTCGAGAACGCGATCGACGGCGACCTCGCCGAAGACGTCCAGGCGGACGTCATCTCCGAAGCCGCTAACGGGCCGCTGACGCCCGAAGCCGACGCCGTGCTCGCGGACGAGGACGTCTTCGTCGTCCCGGACATCCTCGCCAACGCCGGCGGCGTGACCGTCAGCTACTTCGAGTGGGTCCAGAACCGCCAGCGATTCTACTGGTCCGAAGAGCGGGTCAACGAGGAACTCGAGAACATCATCGTCGACGGCTTCGACGCGCTCGTCGAGGCGCTCGAGGCGAACGCCCTCGACAACCCGCGAACCGCAACCTACGTCGTCGCGATCCAGCGCGTCGCGGACGCCTACGAGGAAGCCGGCAGCTTCCCCTGA
- a CDS encoding HVO_0649 family zinc finger protein encodes MTTLLERVRRRYETTEKKCPECGYVDESGNWESRTDGSRIVYRHVCPGCDASREHTFKLA; translated from the coding sequence ATGACAACACTCCTCGAACGAGTGCGGCGGCGCTACGAGACGACCGAGAAGAAGTGTCCGGAGTGCGGCTACGTCGACGAGAGCGGCAACTGGGAGAGTCGGACGGACGGGAGTCGAATCGTCTACCGCCACGTCTGTCCCGGGTGCGATGCGAGCCGCGAACATACCTTTAAGCTCGCGTAA
- a CDS encoding acyl-CoA dehydrogenase family protein, which translates to MDFGLPDEHRMVQETVRDFCEREIEPIAQEIEDEHRFPAEIFDQLAALDMMGVPIDDAYGGLGGDTLMYSLVAEEIGRVSGSVGLSYVAHISLASKPIELFGTEEQKERWLRPLAEGEHMGGWALTEPGSGSDASDMDTTARKEGDEWVLDGTKQFITNASEAGSVLVKAVTDPEAGYDGISTFIVDPREDDGFEVTTIWDKMGLNASPTCEIQLEDVRLPEDRLLGEEGDGWEQTKKTLDGGRISIAALSTGLAQGAYDHAKAYSGEREQFGQPISKFDAIRDKLVDMHRKTERARLLTRKAATRYDDGQPVTRESALAKLDASEAAREVAEDAVQVLGGYGYTTDFAPQRFYRDAKLMEIGEGTSEIQHLVIGRELGL; encoded by the coding sequence ATGGACTTCGGCTTGCCCGACGAGCACCGAATGGTACAGGAGACGGTCCGGGACTTTTGCGAGCGGGAGATCGAACCGATCGCCCAGGAGATCGAGGACGAGCACCGCTTCCCCGCGGAGATCTTCGACCAGCTCGCCGCCCTCGACATGATGGGCGTGCCGATCGACGACGCCTACGGCGGGCTGGGCGGCGACACGCTCATGTACTCGCTGGTCGCCGAGGAGATCGGCCGCGTCTCCGGCTCGGTCGGCCTCTCGTACGTCGCGCACATCTCGCTCGCGTCGAAGCCGATCGAACTCTTCGGCACCGAGGAACAGAAGGAGCGCTGGCTGCGCCCGCTCGCGGAGGGCGAGCACATGGGCGGCTGGGCGCTGACCGAACCCGGCAGCGGCTCCGACGCCTCGGACATGGACACGACGGCGCGGAAAGAAGGCGACGAGTGGGTACTCGATGGCACGAAGCAGTTCATCACGAACGCCTCCGAGGCCGGGTCGGTGCTCGTCAAGGCGGTCACGGACCCAGAGGCGGGCTACGACGGGATCTCGACGTTCATCGTCGATCCCCGCGAGGACGACGGCTTCGAGGTGACGACGATCTGGGACAAGATGGGGCTGAACGCCTCGCCCACCTGCGAGATCCAGCTGGAAGACGTCCGGCTCCCCGAGGATCGCCTGCTCGGCGAGGAGGGCGACGGTTGGGAACAGACGAAAAAGACCTTAGACGGGGGCCGGATCTCGATCGCCGCCCTCTCGACGGGGTTGGCCCAGGGCGCCTACGACCACGCGAAAGCCTACAGCGGGGAGCGCGAACAGTTCGGTCAGCCGATCTCGAAGTTCGACGCCATCCGCGACAAGCTCGTCGACATGCACCGAAAGACCGAGCGGGCGCGGCTGCTGACGCGCAAGGCTGCGACGCGCTACGACGACGGGCAGCCGGTGACCAGGGAGTCCGCCCTCGCGAAACTCGACGCCAGCGAGGCCGCCCGCGAAGTCGCCGAGGACGCCGTCCAGGTGCTCGGCGGCTACGGCTACACGACGGACTTCGCCCCGCAGCGGTTCTACCGCGACGCCAAGCTGATGGAGATCGGCGAAGGGACGAGCGAGATCCAACACCTCGTCATCGGCCGGGAACTCGGCCTGTAG
- a CDS encoding DUF2062 domain-containing protein, which yields MIRRRLNRYRDRARSELRAAFRTDHTPHQIGASFAVGIFITTLPTGGLGIGLFFVFAALWSWVNKPAIFASVAVLNPFVKPAVYVASYHVGGVVLGTRSILSSDPAVDSAGTAVGQTLLGNILVGIGLAVLSYVAVVILTRIRRGQQRHPLELSSVSAVLDPFRRR from the coding sequence GTGATTCGACGGCGGCTCAACCGGTATCGCGATCGCGCCCGCAGCGAGTTGCGAGCCGCGTTTCGGACGGACCACACGCCACACCAGATCGGCGCCAGCTTCGCCGTCGGGATCTTCATCACGACGCTCCCGACGGGCGGACTCGGTATCGGCCTCTTTTTCGTGTTCGCGGCGCTGTGGTCGTGGGTCAACAAACCCGCGATCTTCGCCAGCGTCGCCGTCCTCAATCCGTTCGTGAAACCGGCCGTCTACGTCGCGAGTTACCACGTCGGCGGCGTCGTGCTCGGCACCCGGTCGATCCTGTCGAGCGATCCCGCTGTCGATTCGGCCGGAACGGCCGTCGGGCAGACGCTGCTCGGAAACATCCTGGTCGGGATCGGTCTCGCGGTCCTAAGCTACGTTGCGGTCGTCATCCTGACGCGAATTCGACGCGGGCAACAGCGCCACCCGCTCGAACTCTCCTCTGTGTCGGCGGTGCTCGATCCGTTCCGCCGGCGGTAG
- a CDS encoding aldehyde dehydrogenase family protein, protein MSQQATEHVYGHYIGGEWVDGSGSDTFESENPATGETLATFQRGTVDDVDAALAAAEDAVDEWRNLSYIDRAEYLWDIYHELRDRHEELGEIVTKECGKEISEGKADVTEAWHMVEWAAGNARHPHGDVVPSEIPSKDAYMRRKPRGVIGCITPWNFPVAIPFWHMAIALVEGNTVVWKPAEQTPWCGQIIAEMMADAGVPDGVFNMIQGFGDAGAAITDDERVDTVLFTGSAEVGHEISGKVGGEPGKLAACEMGGKNGIVITEEADLDVAVHSAIMSSFKTTGQRCVSSERLIVHTDVYDEFTERFVDIAEDVTVGDPLDEDTFMGPAIEADHVEKIRKHNELARQEGAEVLVDRFELDADEIPEGHEDGAAAAADGERSGSFANGHWVGPFVYEIDYDPDLRCLKEECFGPHVALIEYDGDIERALEIHNDTPYGLAGAIISEDYRQLNYFRDHAELGLAYANLPCIGAEVQLPFGGVKKSGNGYPSAREAIEAVTERTAWTMNNSTDIEMAQGLSADITTRED, encoded by the coding sequence ATGAGCCAGCAAGCCACGGAGCACGTGTACGGACACTACATCGGCGGCGAATGGGTCGACGGGAGCGGGTCGGACACGTTCGAGAGCGAGAACCCGGCGACCGGCGAGACGCTGGCGACGTTCCAGCGCGGCACCGTCGACGACGTCGACGCGGCGCTCGCGGCCGCCGAAGACGCCGTCGACGAGTGGCGGAACCTGTCGTACATCGATCGAGCGGAGTACCTCTGGGACATCTACCACGAACTGCGCGATCGCCACGAGGAACTGGGCGAGATCGTCACCAAGGAGTGCGGCAAGGAGATCAGCGAGGGCAAGGCGGACGTCACAGAGGCCTGGCACATGGTCGAGTGGGCGGCGGGCAACGCCCGCCACCCCCACGGCGACGTCGTCCCGTCCGAGATTCCGAGCAAGGACGCGTACATGCGCCGCAAACCGCGGGGCGTGATCGGCTGCATCACGCCGTGGAACTTCCCTGTCGCGATCCCGTTCTGGCACATGGCGATCGCACTGGTCGAGGGGAACACGGTCGTCTGGAAACCCGCGGAACAGACGCCGTGGTGCGGCCAGATCATCGCCGAGATGATGGCGGACGCCGGGGTTCCCGACGGCGTGTTCAACATGATTCAGGGCTTCGGCGACGCCGGCGCGGCGATCACCGACGACGAGCGCGTCGACACCGTCCTCTTTACCGGCTCGGCGGAAGTCGGCCACGAAATTTCGGGGAAAGTCGGCGGCGAACCCGGCAAACTCGCGGCCTGCGAGATGGGCGGCAAGAACGGGATCGTCATCACCGAGGAGGCCGACCTGGACGTCGCGGTCCACTCGGCGATCATGTCCTCGTTCAAGACGACCGGCCAGCGCTGCGTCTCGAGCGAACGGCTGATCGTCCACACGGACGTCTACGACGAGTTCACGGAGCGCTTCGTCGACATCGCCGAGGACGTCACCGTGGGCGACCCCCTCGACGAGGACACGTTCATGGGGCCCGCGATCGAGGCCGACCACGTCGAGAAGATCCGCAAGCACAACGAGTTGGCCCGACAAGAGGGCGCCGAGGTGCTCGTCGATCGGTTCGAACTCGACGCGGACGAGATCCCGGAGGGCCACGAGGACGGGGCGGCTGCTGCCGCCGATGGTGAGCGAAGCGGCAGCTTCGCGAACGGTCACTGGGTCGGCCCGTTCGTCTACGAGATCGACTACGACCCGGATCTGCGCTGCCTGAAAGAGGAGTGTTTCGGCCCCCACGTCGCCCTCATCGAGTACGACGGCGACATCGAGCGCGCGCTGGAGATCCACAACGACACGCCCTACGGGCTGGCCGGCGCGATCATCTCCGAGGACTACCGCCAGCTCAACTACTTCCGCGATCACGCGGAACTCGGGCTGGCCTACGCGAACCTGCCCTGCATCGGCGCCGAGGTCCAGCTCCCGTTCGGCGGCGTGAAGAAGTCCGGCAACGGCTACCCGAGCGCCCGCGAGGCGATCGAGGCCGTCACCGAGCGCACCGCCTGGACGATGAACAACTCGACGGACATCGAGATGGCCCAGGGGCTGTCGGCCGACATCACGACGCGCGAGGACTGA
- a CDS encoding DUF7544 domain-containing protein, whose amino-acid sequence MDAIDDLGDAIDATRNLLTPVRPKMWLKLSIVVLFVVGFGGGASPPTGNFEAPADDPGTGSGSEFGIDSAIEQLPEDFWFYAAIALALVILLWLVFGLISAIMEFVFIESLRTTEVRVRRYARRNVGRGLRLFGFRLVLTLPLLLAVVGPVAYIILLDPAPERLGGSIALVVLVGVVGYAIYAIVMRFTSEFVAPIMLLEDRGVLGGWRRFWRTGTANWAEYAVYLILAWIILLVANIGISLVLLVGGLLLAIPFLVLGAVAYVAGGAGLYLLIPIGLVALVAYLLFYAVVWMPVRTYFKYYALLLLGDTDADLDLIPDQRAAIRSDGGMAAGAETPDEPGRPGGRWGTADEDESSAWDDGTDAGTGDDRSTDSWGSDRDGDDPWGHSDDENDESDEDDRSDRGW is encoded by the coding sequence ATGGACGCTATCGACGATCTGGGGGACGCGATCGACGCGACGAGAAACCTGCTGACCCCGGTCCGCCCGAAGATGTGGCTCAAGCTGTCGATCGTCGTGCTGTTCGTCGTCGGGTTCGGCGGCGGCGCCTCGCCGCCGACCGGCAATTTCGAAGCCCCCGCCGACGATCCCGGGACCGGATCCGGTTCCGAGTTCGGGATCGATTCCGCGATCGAGCAACTTCCCGAGGATTTCTGGTTCTACGCGGCGATCGCGCTCGCCCTCGTGATCCTCCTCTGGCTGGTCTTCGGCCTGATCAGCGCGATCATGGAGTTCGTCTTCATCGAGTCGCTGCGGACGACCGAGGTTCGCGTCAGACGGTACGCGCGCCGCAACGTCGGTCGCGGCCTGCGGCTGTTCGGCTTCCGGCTGGTGCTCACGCTCCCGCTGCTCCTAGCCGTGGTGGGGCCCGTGGCGTACATCATCCTTCTCGATCCCGCACCGGAGCGACTCGGCGGCTCGATCGCGCTGGTAGTGCTCGTCGGCGTCGTCGGGTACGCGATCTACGCGATCGTGATGCGATTCACCTCCGAGTTCGTCGCCCCGATCATGTTGCTCGAAGACCGGGGCGTCCTCGGGGGGTGGCGGCGCTTCTGGCGGACGGGGACGGCCAACTGGGCCGAGTACGCGGTGTATCTGATACTCGCCTGGATCATCCTCCTCGTGGCGAATATCGGCATCTCGCTCGTGTTGCTCGTGGGCGGGCTGTTGCTCGCGATCCCGTTTCTCGTCCTCGGCGCTGTGGCGTACGTGGCGGGCGGCGCCGGGCTGTACCTCTTGATCCCGATCGGCCTCGTCGCCCTCGTCGCGTACCTGCTGTTCTACGCGGTCGTCTGGATGCCGGTCCGCACCTACTTCAAGTACTACGCGCTGTTGTTGCTCGGCGACACCGACGCGGACCTCGATCTGATCCCCGACCAGCGCGCGGCCATCCGATCGGACGGCGGGATGGCCGCGGGCGCGGAGACGCCCGACGAACCGGGCCGCCCCGGCGGACGCTGGGGAACCGCCGACGAAGACGAGTCGAGCGCGTGGGACGACGGGACGGACGCGGGTACGGGAGACGATCGGTCGACCGATTCGTGGGGATCCGACCGCGACGGGGACGACCCGTGGGGGCACTCCGACGATGAGAACGACGAGAGCGACGAGGACGATCGCTCCGATCGAGGCTGGTAG